A stretch of Shinella zoogloeoides DNA encodes these proteins:
- a CDS encoding flagellar hook-length control protein FliK, translated as MSTIGSGVLGAVQAEAPAKGKTGHGKAGEASGGGDFAMAVASLRSRDGEGGRSISGNGERAGGARAKPGHRDEQALAEALGKAGGDAVGEAKPSLDGKTKAAAHAGGRPRAGGHEAAGDAAGNIEGTEGEVDPNALMAGETDVGNLLDLLATPNAALPHAGANGAAAFGGAPEGRTQPAGKTAAKADMAGRTDAADLVEADGGEVPQSETDKLFRLIRADGKGRDLDVSIGGDRASFRDANPTGPKGETVTVVDSRRYIGLAQAGNAAAVTTAITQDPEWTASLSATGGLTHSEAAATGKVVNTLKIQMHPIELGLVTATLRLHGDELVVSLQVETGEAYRQLADDQDAIVRALRGHGFAVDQVSVQLAPADRSAGTQGDGQGQQQFSSQPQAREGGNGRGQRGDEGAGTFGREGRSHEGNISETAAGVAGGQSGRSGGVYL; from the coding sequence TTGAGCACCATCGGCAGCGGGGTTCTGGGCGCCGTTCAGGCAGAGGCGCCAGCCAAGGGCAAGACCGGCCACGGCAAGGCGGGCGAGGCATCCGGCGGCGGCGATTTCGCCATGGCGGTCGCGAGTCTTCGCTCCCGGGATGGGGAGGGCGGCCGCTCGATCTCGGGCAACGGCGAGCGGGCGGGCGGCGCACGGGCCAAGCCGGGCCATCGCGATGAGCAGGCCCTTGCCGAAGCGCTCGGCAAGGCCGGCGGCGATGCGGTGGGAGAGGCCAAGCCCTCGCTTGATGGAAAGACGAAGGCTGCAGCGCATGCCGGCGGCAGACCCCGTGCGGGAGGCCATGAGGCCGCCGGGGATGCGGCAGGAAATATCGAAGGAACCGAGGGCGAGGTCGATCCGAACGCGCTGATGGCCGGTGAAACGGATGTCGGCAATCTTCTCGATCTGCTGGCGACGCCGAACGCCGCCCTGCCGCATGCCGGCGCCAATGGCGCTGCGGCGTTCGGCGGCGCGCCGGAGGGCAGGACCCAGCCGGCCGGCAAGACGGCGGCCAAGGCCGATATGGCCGGCAGGACGGATGCGGCAGATCTTGTCGAGGCGGATGGCGGCGAGGTGCCGCAATCGGAGACCGACAAGCTCTTCCGCCTCATCCGCGCTGACGGCAAGGGCCGTGACCTCGATGTGAGCATCGGCGGCGACCGTGCTTCCTTCCGTGACGCCAATCCCACCGGGCCGAAGGGCGAGACGGTGACGGTGGTCGATTCCCGCCGCTATATCGGCCTTGCACAGGCCGGCAACGCGGCGGCGGTGACGACCGCCATCACGCAGGATCCGGAATGGACCGCCTCGCTCAGCGCGACGGGCGGTCTCACCCATTCGGAGGCGGCGGCGACCGGCAAGGTGGTCAACACGCTCAAGATTCAGATGCACCCGATCGAGCTTGGCCTCGTGACGGCGACGCTGCGCCTGCATGGCGATGAGCTGGTCGTCTCGCTGCAGGTGGAGACGGGCGAAGCCTATCGCCAGCTTGCCGACGACCAGGACGCCATCGTGCGCGCCCTGCGCGGCCATGGCTTCGCGGTGGATCAGGTCTCCGTGCAGCTTGCGCCGGCCGATCGCAGCGCCGGCACACAGGGCGATGGCCAGGGCCAGCAGCAATTCTCCAGCCAGCCGCAGGCCCGCGAGGGCGGCAATGGCCGCGGACAGCGCGGTGACGAAGGCGCAGGCACGTTCGGACGCGAGGGAAGGTCCCATGAAGGCAACATCTCGGAAACCGCTGCTGGCGTTGCTGGCGGCCAGTCTGGGCGCTCTGGCGGCGTCTATCTCTGA